AGCCGTAACGGACAGAGGGAACTGTTCTACAGGATTCGGACCGGAAGCTCTCATTGACCGAAAACAGCCACTCCCCGATCTGCACAACACACCTAATTCCGCTTGTCCCTGATTCATGGAAGAGTCGACAAAATGCTGGAAGTCATCAGCCCGTATCAGTTTAGCGAACAGAGAGCAGAATACGACGCCGGCGTGGCCCGCATGCGGCATTCGCTCTACATGGACTACCCGCGTCACGTGCACCTCGAGACTCAGGCCCGCTGTAACGCAAGTTGCAACTTCTGTCCTTACCCGGATCTGAACCGTAAGCACACCAAAATGAGCGACGAGCTCATCGACAAAATCCTGAACGAACTGACGGCGATCCCCCAGGAGATGAACCTGCAGATTTCGCCGTTCAAAGTCAGCGAACCGTTTCTGGATGTCCGACTGTTTGACGTTCTGGAAAAAATCAACACCCTGCTCCCCCAGGCAAAAATCGCGCTGACCTCCAACTCCACTCCCATCACGGAAGACAAGCTGGAAAAGCTGCAGGATGTCAAAAATCTCCAGTACCTCTGGATCTCATTCAACGATCATCGCGAAGCGGAATACGAACGGGTGATGAGCCTCCCCTATCAGCGTACGCGTCAAAAGCTGGAAATGATTCACGATGCCTTCATGGAAGGTGACATTCCCTTCCCGGTGGTTCTTTCGCGCGTAGGAGATGGCACCGCCGCAGACCATGAATTCGTGCAGTGGGTCAGCATCAATTATCCGCTGTTCAAATCGAGCGTCTTTCCCCGCATGGAATGGATGGGACAGGTGCAGGGGCTCAACGTCTATGAAGTTCCCAACATGGGCTGCGAACGCTGGTTCGAACTCTCGATCACCGCCACCGGTGAAGTCGCCCACTGCTGTGCCGACGGTCAGGCCGAATACCCCATCGGCAACGCCAACGATCAGAATGTCCTGGAGATCTACAACTCTCCCGAATACCGCAAGCTCCGGGAGTCCACAGTCTCGCGCTTAAGCGTCGAACCCTGCAACCGTTGTACGTTCATGTAAAAGAAAAACTGAGCGGCACGGCGCCAGCCGCCGGTAAAATTCTCCCGCGAAGATCTCATTGAATAGTAGCAAACGCCGGGTGCCATGTGTCCGGTCTAAATAGCGAGCGGACAGTGAATTCCAGATCAAGCGTCCCCAATTCAAAGGGTAGCCCCGAATGCAATTCGGGGTGAGCGCAGCGAACTGGAAACTGACAGGGAAAGCTTCCGGTTGCTCCTGCAAAACACTCCTACCATCTGAAACCAGTTGGTACTAATGCTTCCCACACCCTCACGGCTTAAACACAATATCCGTCACCGTACCGAACTTGGCCGGTAAAGGCATGTTCGCAAACGTCTGATCATCGCCCGATCGATACTGCCAGCGTCCCGCCAGGGGAAGTGCACCACTGGCAGAAACCAGTTGAGGCACCGACACAAAATCGACTCCCGCATCACGACCGGAAACAGAGACGACAATCAGATTCGCATCGTTCACAGTGACCATTCCGGGAGCGATCACGAAACCGTCGCCCCGTTTCTTGAGAGCCGTTCCGTTCAACCAGGCTTGTACCGTATTCCCGGCAGACGTGGGTACCTTTAACTGCACAGGCTCACCATCCAGCCACGCTTTCGGCATCCGGGCCACGCAACGATACCAGCGACTCTCCACGGTCCCAGCCGGCTTCTTGAACTCGGGCAAAGAAACCACCGTCCAGTGCGGTGCACCACGCAGGCTCACCTTGTCGGAGAGTTTCACTTTTGCGGGATTCAGACCTGCAGCCCAGTAGATCCCATTAGCCAGCAGCCGCACGAACTCGGGTTGCTGGAAATCGCCAGTGTGTCCCATTGAAGTATAAAACGAACGGCCACCGTCCTTCCGCTGAAACGTCCAGGCCACCGGTTCGACCGGTTTCCCTTTAATTTCCGCCGTCATCAATACCGTCGTCCCTTTCGCCAGCGGAGTCACCTCGTACAGTGAATACGCCTGCGGGAACGGTTTGTCGGGAATGCCCGTCAGGATCGGGTTCTGCTTTTGCTTCGGATTGATCGTCACGATCGACTTCAGATCATTCGCGTGATGGCCGTGATAGCTGCCGCCAAACACGGTCGCATCAAATTCAGGCCAGTCCGCGTATCCCTTCGGCGGCTCTTTCCCACGCAGTGAAAACGCATGGCTCGCGGTGCGGATCCCCACCACCGGCTTACCCGCGGCGACATATTTCTTGATCAGCGCCATCTGTTTTTCCGGAAGCACACGTCTGCGGACGCTGAACAATACAAGATCGGCATCCTCGATCACTTCGATCCCCGGAATCTTATTCCGCTCCTTGTCATCAGCGAAGACCAGGCTCACACGAAACGCTTTGCCCAGGTTCTCCGCCGCAAACTTCGGCAGACTGACCTCAGTCTCGTATTCCTGCTCCGCCATGATAATCACGAGGTGCGGTCGATCATCTTTCTTGAAGACAAATTCATCGCCCCCCAGAATCTGATCGCTGGTAATTGTGGGACAGATGAATTTTTCGATGTGCGAGATAATCAGATCGTTGCCGGTAAAGTGACTCACGTAAGGCCAGCGCTGCGGGTTATACATCGTATCTGTCAGGTCCCGCACCAGCACCACGTTCTTCCCGTTCTGTGCCATCTGCCGCAAACCGAACGGACGACCGAGGACACACATGTTGGTATGCACGCCGGTCAGAATCACATTCTTAATGCCACGGCTTCCCAGAATTCGCCAGACTTCATCCCCTTTATCACTGATGAAATCTTTCTCACCATCGATGGTGATCAGCGGCGACTGCTTCTGCCAGGGGAGTGCCGGATTGCGGCCCAGCGACTTCAGCTTCGCGGCCCACGCTTTATGCTCTTCCGGGTCATCGTCCTCGCCCCCATCCGACTGATCGAGGGGATACACGGCCTGTTCTTCACTGGGAATCTTCGAGCACCACTTTTCGATGCCCTCGGGAATCGGTCCATTGAACGTGACCTGCTGCGCCCGCTGACGCGCCGGATGCCCCTCGTAAGCCGGCATACAATCACTCGGGGCGTGAATGATGGTCACTCCCTGTGCGCGGGCCGTCTTGAGCAATTGATCCAGCCGCGGTGCAAACTGTTCCAGTCGCCGGACTGCATTCAGACAATGATGGTAGTCCCAGACATCGCAGACGATAATCGCGGTCTGCTCAGGATCCCAGCTCTCATTGTGTTCCAGTCGATGATAACGTCCGGAGCCTGTACTGGTCTCGGACTGAGATCGCAGGTTCAACTGCAGATCCTCGGCAGACAGCAGACTGGTATAAGTCAACAACAGGCTCAGACAGACGGACAGTTTACAGAACAGCTTCACGTGATGTCTCCTGGTGGCAGGCGCATTGAGGGGAACAGGTTGAACCCTCCCCGGTGGTATTCCGCAGAATCTCTATTCTAAAAAGCCACCGTAGCAGAACAAAAGTCTGAAAGCCAGAAACAAAAAAATCCAGCCTGAACCACACAGGGATTCAGACTGGATCAGATGTTCTCAGTAGACGAGTGAGCGTTTAGCGACGCGACTCAGCAGAACGACGGTACCGCTGGACCGGAGCACTGTTCTGCAGGCTGTCCGGCGTCGATTTTTTAGCCGTCTGTGTGAAAGAAGAAGGAGGACGGAACATCGCATCTTCCGACTGTGCAGGGCTGGCTACCAGGTGTTGTGTCTTACTGGCCCGGGGCAGGCTCCGGCTGATACGTTCATCCCGCTGACGACGTACTGCATTCCTGGGAGTTCCCGACAGGTTGGCCGCAGGCTGGAAGCGGGCTGAGGTCGGCTGAGGCTGATTGCTGACTTCTCCCGACAGGTAAGAGACAAACTTGGAACTGGCCTTGTTGATGATCACCACCCGGCTGGCTGACTTGGGCTTGTTGAGCGGACGGATAATGCAGACCACTTCTGCTTCCCCTGCCTGATCCAATGCCGCCTGCAGCTGTGACAGGTCTGGATTACCGGTGGTTGCCGAGGTCACCTGTTGACGCGGCTGGCTGTTAGTCGGCATCGCCCGATTCAGGAACTCATCCAGCAGTTGCTGGTTGGGAGCCACCTGGGCTGCAGGAGCAGCTTCCGACATGGCGAACTTGGTTTCCGGAGCGGACTCCTGAACGGCAGGCTGTTTGTAAAGGGCCGTCAGGTTGCTTTCATCGAGCAGTTTATGCACCACGGGCAGACCGGCATACAGACCGCGGCGATCTTCCTTATCGACGGCAAAGCAGACACCCACCAGTTGGCCGGAGCGGTTAAACAGTCCCCCGCCTGAACGTCCCTGCACTGGCATGCCCGTGCATTCGATGTTGTCCGGTCCCAGGAAACGGTTGAGTTCGGTTACTTTGATTTTCTCCAGGGTCGGCAGTTCTCCACTGCTGCAACCCAGAGATGCTACGACGTCACCCGCTTTAACTTCATCTTCCAGTGGAGCCACTTTCGCAGCAGCCACGACGCCCGAAGTGGGAATCGAAATCAGTCCCACATCGGCTTCCAGATTATAACGGACCAGGGTACCCACATAAGTGTCGTACTTTTCGCCCTGGAAGACATCGACTTCAATCACGGAGTCAGCCCTGATGTCACTGAAGATATGACTGCAGGTCATGATCAGGGTTCGACCGACGGCACTGTGAATTACCGTACCCGAACCGAGGTCCATTCCCTTTTTGTCTTTGACACGAATGCGAACCGTGCTGGCCCGCCAGTTGATGATTTCTTCCTGGGGAGCGGCTTCCGCGAACTGATCGTTGGCAGCATCGCCAAACTGGGCACGAATCACGGGCTCTTCGACAGGAACCGAATCATCTTCAGATTTGTTTTTACCAAAGAACGGGAGATTGAATCCGCGCGATTTCTTTTCGGGCTGCTTCTGATCCTGTGCCAGCTGAATCGGGGCTTCTTCAGCCTGATTGCTGCGACGATCATTGGATGCGAAGACCACCGGGTTACGGGGCTGTGACCGTTCGGGCTGAGCAGGTTCCGCTGCAGGAATCCGGGCCAGCATCCGACGCAGATTACTTTCCGTTGTGGCACCGACAGAACGAGCCACCTCTTTACCATCGACTACCAGCACAAAAGCGGGAATGCTGGAAACATTAAAACGTCGGGCCAGCTCAGGTTCCTGATCGACGTCGACTTTCTTGATTGGATAGCCTTCACGTTTCAAACGTGAAACCAGCGGACTCATTTTCTGACACGGGCCACACCAGGTCGCAGTGAAATCCAGCAGAACCCCTTTAGGAGCAGCTGCCAGTGCAGAACCGGTCATCATCAGAAAAGTGAATACGAATGTCGCTAATAATCTCATCTACCAACTCCTCACAATCGT
The DNA window shown above is from Gimesia chilikensis and carries:
- a CDS encoding radical SAM/SPASM domain-containing protein; translated protein: MLEVISPYQFSEQRAEYDAGVARMRHSLYMDYPRHVHLETQARCNASCNFCPYPDLNRKHTKMSDELIDKILNELTAIPQEMNLQISPFKVSEPFLDVRLFDVLEKINTLLPQAKIALTSNSTPITEDKLEKLQDVKNLQYLWISFNDHREAEYERVMSLPYQRTRQKLEMIHDAFMEGDIPFPVVLSRVGDGTAADHEFVQWVSINYPLFKSSVFPRMEWMGQVQGLNVYEVPNMGCERWFELSITATGEVAHCCADGQAEYPIGNANDQNVLEIYNSPEYRKLRESTVSRLSVEPCNRCTFM
- a CDS encoding isochorismatase family protein; the protein is MKLFCKLSVCLSLLLTYTSLLSAEDLQLNLRSQSETSTGSGRYHRLEHNESWDPEQTAIIVCDVWDYHHCLNAVRRLEQFAPRLDQLLKTARAQGVTIIHAPSDCMPAYEGHPARQRAQQVTFNGPIPEGIEKWCSKIPSEEQAVYPLDQSDGGEDDDPEEHKAWAAKLKSLGRNPALPWQKQSPLITIDGEKDFISDKGDEVWRILGSRGIKNVILTGVHTNMCVLGRPFGLRQMAQNGKNVVLVRDLTDTMYNPQRWPYVSHFTGNDLIISHIEKFICPTITSDQILGGDEFVFKKDDRPHLVIIMAEQEYETEVSLPKFAAENLGKAFRVSLVFADDKERNKIPGIEVIEDADLVLFSVRRRVLPEKQMALIKKYVAAGKPVVGIRTASHAFSLRGKEPPKGYADWPEFDATVFGGSYHGHHANDLKSIVTINPKQKQNPILTGIPDKPFPQAYSLYEVTPLAKGTTVLMTAEIKGKPVEPVAWTFQRKDGGRSFYTSMGHTGDFQQPEFVRLLANGIYWAAGLNPAKVKLSDKVSLRGAPHWTVVSLPEFKKPAGTVESRWYRCVARMPKAWLDGEPVQLKVPTSAGNTVQAWLNGTALKKRGDGFVIAPGMVTVNDANLIVVSVSGRDAGVDFVSVPQLVSASGALPLAGRWQYRSGDDQTFANMPLPAKFGTVTDIVFKP
- a CDS encoding thioredoxin domain-containing protein, coding for MRLLATFVFTFLMMTGSALAAAPKGVLLDFTATWCGPCQKMSPLVSRLKREGYPIKKVDVDQEPELARRFNVSSIPAFVLVVDGKEVARSVGATTESNLRRMLARIPAAEPAQPERSQPRNPVVFASNDRRSNQAEEAPIQLAQDQKQPEKKSRGFNLPFFGKNKSEDDSVPVEEPVIRAQFGDAANDQFAEAAPQEEIINWRASTVRIRVKDKKGMDLGSGTVIHSAVGRTLIMTCSHIFSDIRADSVIEVDVFQGEKYDTYVGTLVRYNLEADVGLISIPTSGVVAAAKVAPLEDEVKAGDVVASLGCSSGELPTLEKIKVTELNRFLGPDNIECTGMPVQGRSGGGLFNRSGQLVGVCFAVDKEDRRGLYAGLPVVHKLLDESNLTALYKQPAVQESAPETKFAMSEAAPAAQVAPNQQLLDEFLNRAMPTNSQPRQQVTSATTGNPDLSQLQAALDQAGEAEVVCIIRPLNKPKSASRVVIINKASSKFVSYLSGEVSNQPQPTSARFQPAANLSGTPRNAVRRQRDERISRSLPRASKTQHLVASPAQSEDAMFRPPSSFTQTAKKSTPDSLQNSAPVQRYRRSAESRR